A DNA window from Janibacter sp. A1S7 contains the following coding sequences:
- a CDS encoding lysophospholipid acyltransferase family protein, producing the protein MFYWMLKMVFVGPLLKLLFRPRVEGLEHIPDEGAAILASNHLSFSDSIFLPLALERRLTFLAKADYFTGTGVKGRLTAAFFRGVGQLPIDRSGGGASEAALNAGLKVLEGGGLLGLYPEGTRSPDSRLYRGRTGVARMALTAGVPVIPVAMIDTDKAQPTGQIIPNIRQIGIRIGTPLDFSRYEGMEGDRFVLRSITDEIMYDLMQLSEQEYVDMYATSMKERLLTRAKRRARELQEAARPGRAVPELEEALGGDEDEANPWSDESRDGL; encoded by the coding sequence GTGTTCTATTGGATGCTCAAGATGGTCTTCGTCGGGCCACTGCTCAAGCTGTTGTTCCGCCCGCGGGTGGAGGGCTTGGAGCACATCCCCGACGAGGGGGCGGCCATCCTGGCCAGCAACCACCTGTCCTTCTCGGACTCGATCTTCCTCCCGCTGGCCCTGGAGCGTCGTCTGACCTTCCTCGCGAAGGCCGACTACTTCACCGGCACGGGGGTCAAGGGGCGGCTGACGGCAGCCTTCTTCCGTGGCGTGGGCCAGCTGCCGATCGACCGCAGCGGTGGTGGGGCGAGCGAGGCCGCCCTCAACGCCGGGCTGAAGGTCCTCGAGGGCGGTGGCCTGCTGGGTCTCTACCCGGAGGGCACTCGCTCGCCCGACTCGCGCCTCTACCGCGGCCGCACCGGTGTCGCCCGGATGGCGCTGACCGCCGGTGTGCCGGTCATCCCCGTCGCCATGATCGACACCGACAAGGCCCAGCCCACCGGTCAGATCATCCCGAACATCCGCCAGATCGGGATCAGGATCGGCACGCCGCTCGACTTCTCCCGCTACGAGGGGATGGAGGGCGACCGCTTCGTGCTGCGCTCCATCACCGACGAGATCATGTACGACCTGATGCAGCTGTCCGAGCAGGAGTACGTCGACATGTACGCCACGTCGATGAAGGAGCGCCTGCTCACCAGGGCAAAGCGACGCGCCCGTGAGCTGCAGGAGGCCGCACGACCGGGACGCGCCGTCCCGGAGCTGGAGGAGGCGTTGGGCGGCGACGAGGACGAGGCCAACCCCTGGTCCGACGAGAGTCGGGACGGGCTCTAG
- the macS gene encoding MacS family sensor histidine kinase, translated as MTIEPGGGGAPRRYRPSPLFDSAAGRGLAVYRLLALAYAGILVVGHRDHVVLWWPILAFGVVALTWSVIAPLRPRPTVLAVGIELLIACVGIFLTSVVYDSASVADGISTVPGVWAASPVIAGALLAGMRGGVLAALVISVANIIQAVEPSQLTYHNIVLLLLVGALIGLAVQLARESQQRLEQAIAASERLAERERIGRQVHDGVLQALALIHRRGRAMGGEGVDLAELAADQERSLRTMISRLEPVPPARSGATASTTSRAECADLAAILSRLRTARVEVVLPAGEVPLPAPTAEEVEAAVVAALDNVERHAGSGARAWVLLDADDEGLEVVVRDNGTGIAPERLVEAAAEGRLGASLSIRGRMVDLGGDASWRSPAGGGTTVTLTLPAEHMAGSWS; from the coding sequence ATGACCATCGAGCCGGGGGGCGGGGGAGCACCGCGGCGCTACCGTCCCTCCCCGCTCTTCGACAGCGCCGCCGGGCGTGGTCTGGCCGTCTACCGTCTCCTCGCGCTCGCCTACGCCGGGATCCTCGTCGTCGGTCACCGTGACCACGTCGTCCTGTGGTGGCCGATCCTCGCCTTCGGCGTCGTCGCCCTCACCTGGTCGGTCATCGCCCCGCTGCGACCACGGCCGACCGTGCTCGCCGTCGGCATCGAGCTGCTCATCGCGTGCGTCGGCATCTTCCTCACCAGCGTCGTGTACGACTCCGCCTCGGTCGCGGACGGGATCTCCACCGTCCCGGGTGTGTGGGCCGCCTCGCCGGTGATAGCGGGGGCCCTGCTCGCCGGGATGCGCGGGGGAGTCCTCGCCGCGCTCGTGATCTCGGTGGCCAACATCATCCAGGCCGTGGAGCCCAGCCAGCTGACGTACCACAACATCGTCCTGCTGCTCCTGGTCGGCGCACTGATCGGTCTGGCGGTGCAGCTGGCCCGGGAGAGCCAGCAGCGCCTCGAGCAGGCCATCGCCGCCAGCGAGCGTCTGGCCGAGCGCGAGCGGATCGGTCGCCAGGTGCACGACGGCGTCCTCCAGGCACTCGCGCTGATCCACCGCCGCGGTCGTGCCATGGGCGGCGAAGGGGTGGACCTCGCCGAGCTCGCAGCGGACCAGGAGCGGTCCCTGCGCACGATGATCTCCCGGCTCGAGCCGGTGCCCCCTGCGAGGTCCGGAGCCACCGCGTCAACCACGTCGCGGGCGGAGTGCGCCGATCTCGCCGCGATCCTGAGCCGGTTGCGGACGGCCCGGGTCGAGGTCGTCCTCCCCGCCGGCGAGGTGCCTCTGCCGGCCCCGACGGCGGAGGAGGTCGAGGCGGCCGTGGTCGCCGCCCTGGACAACGTCGAGCGGCACGCCGGCAGCGGCGCGCGCGCATGGGTGCTGCTGGACGCCGACGACGAGGGGCTCGAGGTCGTCGTCCGGGACAACGGCACCGGGATCGCGCCCGAGCGACTCGTCGAGGCGGCGGCGGAGGGACGGTTGGGGGCCAGCCTTTCGATCCGTGGTCGGATGGTCGACCTCGGCGGGGACGCGAGCTGGCGCTCCCCGGCCGGTGGAGGGACGACGGTGACCCTCACCCTGCCCGCCGAGCACATGGCAGGCTCCTGGTCATGA
- a CDS encoding response regulator transcription factor yields the protein MSAAPTALTVLVADDHPLWRDALVRDLQEAGFDVVGTASDGPSAVHRTRATTPEVLVLDLNLPQLRGDEVCRAIGDLPTRVLILSASGEEKDVLAAVKAGASGYLVKSASPGEILAAVTATGAGEAVFTPGLAGLVLGEFREMSSRAKAASQDAPEETGRSDRADVPELTDREVEILRYVAMGMTAREIAADLVLSHRTVQNHVQNILGKLHLHNRVELTRFAISRGLDQPG from the coding sequence ATGAGCGCTGCCCCGACCGCACTGACGGTCCTCGTCGCCGACGACCACCCGCTGTGGCGGGACGCGCTCGTGCGGGATCTGCAGGAAGCCGGCTTCGACGTCGTCGGCACCGCCTCCGACGGGCCGTCGGCGGTGCATCGGACCCGCGCGACCACGCCCGAGGTCCTCGTCCTCGACCTCAACCTCCCGCAGCTGCGCGGTGACGAGGTCTGCCGCGCCATCGGTGACCTGCCGACCCGGGTGCTCATCCTCTCGGCCAGCGGTGAGGAGAAGGACGTGCTGGCGGCGGTCAAGGCCGGCGCCAGCGGGTACCTCGTCAAGTCCGCATCGCCGGGGGAGATCCTGGCTGCGGTGACCGCGACCGGCGCCGGCGAGGCCGTCTTCACGCCCGGGCTGGCGGGTCTGGTGCTCGGTGAGTTCCGCGAGATGAGCAGCCGGGCCAAGGCCGCATCGCAGGACGCCCCGGAGGAGACCGGGCGATCCGACCGCGCCGACGTCCCCGAGCTGACCGACCGGGAGGTCGAGATCCTGCGGTACGTCGCGATGGGGATGACGGCCAGGGAGATCGCCGCCGACCTCGTCCTCTCCCACCGGACGGTGCAGAACCACGTGCAGAACATCCTCGGCAAGCTCCACCTGCACAACCGCGTGGAGCTGACGCGCTTCGCGATCAGCCGTGGACTCGACCAGCCGGGGTGA
- a CDS encoding class II 3-deoxy-7-phosphoheptulonate synthase, whose product MTTAVPTSASPDPSLPADLPAAQQPEWPDRAALDDAVATLGTLPPLVFAGECDDLRDRMAAASVGEAFVLQGGDCAETFVHATADNIRDRIKTVLQMSAVLTYGAGMPVVKMGRMAGQFAKPRSKNTETRDGVTLPAYRGDMVNDFAFTQQSRTPDPQRLVHGYHTSASTLNLVRAFTQGGFADLRRVHDWNVGFVSNAANRRYEGLAREIDKAMRFMAACGVDFDAMKTTEFWSAHEALLLDYERPMTRVDSRTGDLYDTSGHFLWVGERTRQIDHAHLDFVSRIRNPIGMKVSDKADPDELLRIIDLLDPEREPGRLTFITRMGHDRIRQALPPIIEKVRDSGAIVTWICDPMHGNTFESASGFKTRDFEHVVDEVRGFFEVHQSLGTVPGGLHIELTGNDVTECLGGAERILDTDLNKRYESVCDPRLNHQQSLELAFLTAEMLGGR is encoded by the coding sequence GTGACCACTGCAGTGCCGACCTCCGCTTCCCCCGACCCCTCGCTGCCCGCCGACCTCCCGGCGGCCCAGCAGCCCGAGTGGCCGGACCGCGCTGCCCTCGACGATGCGGTCGCGACGCTCGGCACCCTGCCGCCCCTCGTCTTCGCCGGCGAGTGCGACGACCTGCGGGACCGCATGGCGGCCGCGTCGGTCGGTGAGGCCTTCGTGCTCCAGGGTGGTGACTGCGCGGAGACCTTCGTCCACGCGACCGCCGACAACATCCGCGACCGCATCAAGACGGTCCTGCAGATGTCGGCCGTGCTCACCTACGGCGCCGGCATGCCGGTGGTGAAGATGGGCCGCATGGCCGGTCAGTTCGCCAAGCCGCGCAGCAAGAACACCGAGACCCGCGACGGCGTGACCCTGCCGGCCTACCGCGGCGACATGGTCAACGACTTCGCCTTCACACAGCAGTCGCGCACCCCGGACCCGCAGCGGCTCGTCCACGGCTACCACACGAGCGCCTCCACCCTGAACCTCGTGCGCGCCTTCACCCAGGGTGGCTTCGCCGACCTGCGGCGTGTGCACGACTGGAACGTCGGCTTCGTCTCCAACGCCGCCAACCGTCGCTACGAGGGCCTGGCCCGTGAGATCGACAAGGCGATGCGCTTCATGGCCGCCTGCGGCGTCGACTTCGATGCGATGAAGACCACCGAGTTCTGGTCCGCGCACGAGGCGCTGCTGCTCGACTACGAGCGTCCGATGACGCGCGTGGACTCGCGCACCGGTGACCTCTACGACACCTCGGGGCACTTCCTGTGGGTCGGCGAGCGCACCCGGCAGATCGATCACGCCCATTTGGACTTCGTCAGCCGGATCCGCAACCCCATCGGGATGAAGGTCTCCGACAAGGCCGACCCGGACGAGTTGCTGCGGATCATCGACCTGCTCGACCCGGAGCGTGAGCCCGGCCGCCTGACCTTCATCACCCGGATGGGCCACGACAGGATCCGGCAGGCGCTGCCCCCGATCATCGAGAAGGTGCGCGACTCCGGCGCGATCGTCACCTGGATCTGCGACCCGATGCACGGCAACACCTTCGAGTCGGCGTCGGGCTTCAAGACCCGCGACTTCGAGCACGTCGTCGACGAGGTCCGCGGATTCTTCGAGGTGCACCAGTCGTTGGGGACGGTCCCCGGTGGTCTGCACATCGAGCTCACCGGCAACGACGTCACCGA